A single genomic interval of Nerophis ophidion isolate RoL-2023_Sa linkage group LG11, RoL_Noph_v1.0, whole genome shotgun sequence harbors:
- the lin37 gene encoding protein lin-37 homolog — translation MNNIMHHVKIKTERPETDGTAARGRLDEILKGLVEKAENKRDQNDSDSGKISVDTITKELSPSSTGKRPSARLSQHRRKKRKEIEETISESNTHRQNAYIIKLFDRSVDLAQFHPSSPLYPICRAWMRNNPAVREPGEGYPSSPVILEEEVPDMINGKEQNVYRLPPPTACAVSTSGEPVNLRIPLTEKPSVTKLTDSMPASDSIISDHMDRWKKIRQKWKECSNKNQLRYSESIKILKEMKELYDH, via the exons ATGAATAATATTATGCATCACGTCAAGATCAAGACCGAACGGCCAG AGACGGACGGCACCGCTGCTCGCGGCCGACTGGATGAAATTTTAAAGGGGCTTGTGGAGAAAGCTGAAAACAAAAG GGATCAAAATGACAGCGACTCTGGAAAAATATCGGTGGACACAATTACCAA GGAGTTGTCCCCATCATCTACTGGAAAAAG GCCATCCGCACGACTCTCACAGCATCGGCGGAAGAAGCGAAAGGAGATAGAGGAAACCATTTCTGAGAGCAATACACACAGACAAA ATGCTTACATTATCAAATTGTTCGATCGAAGTGTGGACTTGGCTCAGTTCCACCCTAGCTCCCCTCTTTATCCTATTTGTCGTGCCTGGATGAGAAATAATCCTGCAGTCCGAGAGCCCGGTGAAGGATACCCGAGCTCTCCAGTCATTCTCGAGGAAGAG GTTCCAGACATGATCAATGGCAAAGAACAAAATGTATACAGGCTCCCTCCTCCAACAGCATGTGCCGTCAGCACGTCTGGTGAACCTGTCAATCTCAGGATTCCACTTACCGAAAAGCCCTCAGTCACCAAG TTAACGGATTCCATGCCTGCATCAGATTCCATCATTAGTGACCACATGGATCGTTGGAAAAAAATCAGACAAAA atgGAAGGAATGCTCCAACAAAAACCAGTTGCGTTACAGCGAGAGCATCAAGATCCTGAAGGAGATGAAGGAGCTCTACGATCACTAG